DNA sequence from the Desulfovibrio sp. ZJ209 genome:
GCCATCCTCCAGAAAAGTATGTAGAACGCCTGCCTCTTGAGGCGAAGCTCAAGGGTATATGGCGCTGGGATGTTCACAGCTTGATTATCCAGCGTCCATCATGTACACATGGGCGTACATCACAGTTGCGCACAGGGGCTTAACCGCATGCGCGAACCTGATATATCCTTGGTCTCATGCGTGAACTGACGAGGAGAAGAAAATGAAAGGTGCAATCCTTTGCATTGGCGTCGGCCCCGGAATAGGTTTCAATACAGCCATGCGTTTTGCGCTCGAAGGATATACTCCCATTCTTGCCGCCCGGAACACGGATAAGCTGAAAGAGTTTGCGGCAGCGATTTCAGAAAAAACAGGAAGGAAATGTCAGACTGAGAGTATGGACGCGGGCCACGCCTCCAGCGTGGCCGCTCTCATCGAAAAATATGGGAGCGAAACGGAAATCCTTTTTTACAATGCGGCCATTCTGCGCCCGCAATCGATTTTCGAGGCGACTGACGCATCACTGGAGAATGATGTGGCCGTTGACCTTACGGGGGCGATGATCTCAATCAGGAACATCTTGCCGTTTATGCGGGAAAAAGGACATGGGAGCATATTTTTAACCGGGGGCGTCCTCGCGCTCTTTC
Encoded proteins:
- a CDS encoding SDR family NAD(P)-dependent oxidoreductase; the protein is MKGAILCIGVGPGIGFNTAMRFALEGYTPILAARNTDKLKEFAAAISEKTGRKCQTESMDAGHASSVAALIEKYGSETEILFYNAAILRPQSIFEATDASLENDVAVDLTGAMISIRNILPFMREKGHGSIFLTGGVLALFPSPEYLVLSAGKAGIRSLCQALFDNLRELNIHIGSIQVRKEVQAAERDPQKIAELFWKMFSQPKEKWTWEETYG